One Rhodobacteraceae bacterium M385 genomic region harbors:
- a CDS encoding bifunctional sulfate adenylyltransferase/adenylylsulfate kinase, with the protein MPSPAPVTLPEDDLLFRLLRQIDVAPEGSQRVTAQALGVSLGKLNALLRAVTEAGFVQINDSDSPDRRQKVSYALTPRGAAHKSRLVDTFLARKLNEYNALHAELTGKALSPKLSKNRTTTMAAPLHAPIPELYVSYDSAQKLKIEAAELPSWDLTARQVCDLELLMNGGFNPLKGFMGEDDYNGVVENMRTADGTLWPMPITLDVSDAFAGDVEPGQDIALRDAEGVILAILSISDKWTPNKAVEAAKVYGADDIAHPAVNYLHNVAGPIYLGGAITGIQQPVHYDFRARRDTPNELRAYFRKLGWRKIVAFQTRNPLHRAHQELTFRAAKEAQANLLIHPVVGMTKPGDVDHFTRVRCYEAVLDQYPAATTSMSLLNLAMRMAGPREAVWHGLIRKNHGCTHFIVGRDHAGPGKNSAGEDFYGPYDAQELFREHQEEMGIEMVDFKHMVYVQERAQYEPNDEIADRDNVTILNISGTELRRRLREGLEIPEWFSFPQVVKELRRTSPPRSQQGFTVFFTGLSGSGKSTIANAIMVKLMEQGGRPVTLLDGDLVRKNLSSELGFSKEHRDLNIRRIGYVASEITKNGGIAICAPIAPYTATRRAVREEIEQFGAFVETHVATSLEECERRDRKGLYKLAREGKIKEFTGISDPYEAPTNAELVVDTEGMDVDYCAQQVLLKLESMGLIKA; encoded by the coding sequence ATGCCCTCCCCCGCCCCTGTAACCCTGCCGGAAGATGACCTTCTCTTCCGCCTTCTGCGCCAGATCGATGTCGCGCCAGAAGGATCGCAACGGGTGACGGCACAGGCGCTTGGCGTCAGCCTCGGCAAGCTCAACGCGCTGTTGCGTGCGGTGACCGAGGCCGGGTTCGTGCAGATCAACGATAGTGACAGCCCCGACCGGCGTCAAAAGGTCAGCTATGCGCTGACCCCGCGCGGGGCGGCCCATAAATCGCGGTTGGTGGATACGTTCCTTGCCCGCAAACTGAATGAATACAACGCGCTACACGCCGAACTGACCGGCAAGGCGCTTTCCCCAAAGCTTTCGAAAAATAGGACTACGACCATGGCAGCCCCCCTCCACGCTCCGATCCCGGAGCTTTATGTCTCTTACGACAGCGCCCAGAAACTAAAGATCGAAGCGGCTGAATTGCCCTCTTGGGATCTGACCGCCCGTCAGGTTTGCGACCTGGAACTGCTGATGAACGGCGGCTTTAACCCTTTGAAAGGGTTTATGGGCGAAGATGACTACAACGGTGTGGTCGAAAACATGCGCACCGCCGATGGCACCCTTTGGCCGATGCCGATCACGCTGGATGTGTCTGATGCGTTCGCCGGGGACGTGGAACCTGGCCAAGACATCGCCCTGCGCGACGCAGAAGGCGTGATCCTTGCGATCTTGTCGATCAGCGACAAGTGGACGCCCAACAAAGCCGTGGAAGCGGCCAAGGTCTACGGCGCCGATGACATTGCGCATCCGGCGGTAAACTACCTGCACAACGTTGCGGGCCCGATCTATCTGGGCGGCGCGATCACCGGCATTCAACAGCCGGTACACTATGATTTCCGCGCCCGTCGCGACACACCCAATGAGCTGCGCGCCTATTTCCGCAAGCTCGGCTGGCGCAAGATTGTGGCGTTCCAGACCCGCAACCCCCTGCACCGCGCCCATCAGGAACTGACGTTCCGCGCCGCGAAAGAAGCACAGGCCAACCTGCTGATCCATCCCGTTGTGGGCATGACCAAGCCGGGCGACGTGGATCACTTCACCCGCGTGCGCTGCTACGAGGCCGTGCTGGACCAATACCCCGCCGCGACGACCTCGATGAGCTTGCTGAACCTCGCCATGCGTATGGCGGGCCCACGGGAGGCCGTTTGGCACGGTCTGATCCGCAAGAACCACGGCTGCACCCACTTCATCGTGGGCCGCGACCACGCGGGCCCCGGCAAGAACTCGGCCGGGGAAGATTTCTACGGCCCCTATGACGCGCAGGAATTGTTCCGGGAGCATCAGGAGGAAATGGGCATCGAAATGGTCGACTTTAAGCACATGGTTTATGTGCAGGAGCGCGCCCAATACGAGCCGAATGACGAGATTGCAGACCGCGATAACGTCACGATCCTGAACATCTCGGGCACGGAACTGCGCCGTCGTCTGCGCGAAGGGCTGGAAATCCCTGAGTGGTTCAGCTTCCCGCAGGTGGTGAAAGAGCTTCGCCGCACCTCTCCACCGCGGTCGCAGCAAGGTTTCACTGTGTTCTTCACCGGGCTTTCCGGCTCGGGCAAATCCACCATCGCCAACGCGATCATGGTGAAGCTGATGGAACAGGGCGGGCGTCCCGTGACCCTGCTGGATGGCGATCTGGTGCGCAAAAACCTGTCGTCCGAGCTGGGGTTCAGCAAAGAGCACCGCGATCTGAACATCCGCCGGATTGGCTATGTCGCCTCGGAAATCACAAAGAACGGCGGCATCGCGATTTGTGCACCCATCGCGCCCTACACGGCCACTCGCCGCGCGGTCCGCGAAGAGATCGAGCAGTTCGGCGCGTTTGTGGAAACCCACGTAGCGACCTCGTTGGAGGAATGCGAACGCCGCGACCGCAAGGGCCTGTACAAGCTGGCGCGTGAGGGCAAGATCAAGGAATTCACAGGGATTTCAGACCCTTATGAAGCACCCACCAATGCCGAACTGGTTGTGGATACCGAAGGCATGGACGTCGATTACTGCGCACAACAGGTGTTGCTGAAGCTGGAAAGCATGGGCCTGATCAAGGCCTGA
- the trxB gene encoding thioredoxin-disulfide reductase: protein MSETRHTRLLIIGSGPAGYTAGVYASRAMLEPILVQGIQPGGQLTITTDVENWPGDNSVMGPDLMVRMEAHAKEMGTEIIGDHIQSLDLSKRPFTAQGDSGTTYTADSVILATGAQAKWLGLPSEEHFKGFGVSACATCDGFFYRGQEIVVIGGGNTAVEEALFLTNFASKVTLIHRRDSLRAEKIMQDRLFKNPKVEVLWNHSVDEVVGTSEPRGVEGVRAKHVETGEITEIPCKGFFVAIGHAPATELVKDQLEMHNGGYVKVQAGTTRTSIPGVFAAGDLTDHVYRQAVTSAGMGCMAALDAEKFLAEMEGEETADAGAYAAPVDAAE from the coding sequence ATGTCCGAGACCCGCCACACCCGCCTTCTTATCATCGGCTCCGGCCCCGCTGGCTATACCGCCGGCGTCTATGCCAGCCGCGCGATGTTGGAACCGATTTTGGTGCAGGGCATTCAGCCCGGCGGCCAGTTGACGATCACCACGGATGTGGAGAATTGGCCCGGCGACAATTCCGTGATGGGCCCCGATCTGATGGTCCGCATGGAGGCGCACGCCAAGGAAATGGGAACCGAGATCATCGGCGACCACATCCAATCGCTCGATCTGTCGAAGCGGCCTTTCACGGCGCAAGGCGACAGCGGCACCACCTACACGGCGGATTCGGTTATTCTGGCAACGGGCGCTCAGGCGAAGTGGTTGGGGCTGCCAAGCGAGGAACACTTCAAGGGCTTCGGCGTATCGGCCTGCGCCACCTGCGACGGCTTCTTCTATCGCGGTCAAGAGATTGTGGTGATCGGCGGCGGCAACACGGCCGTGGAAGAGGCGCTGTTCCTGACGAATTTCGCCAGCAAGGTCACACTGATCCACCGCCGCGACAGTCTGCGGGCCGAAAAGATCATGCAAGACCGCCTGTTCAAGAACCCCAAGGTCGAGGTTCTGTGGAACCACTCGGTCGACGAAGTGGTCGGCACGTCCGAGCCGCGCGGCGTCGAAGGGGTGCGCGCCAAGCACGTAGAGACAGGGGAAATCACGGAAATTCCCTGCAAGGGCTTCTTCGTCGCCATCGGCCACGCGCCCGCAACGGAGCTGGTGAAAGACCAGCTAGAGATGCACAATGGCGGCTACGTGAAGGTGCAGGCGGGGACGACGAGAACCTCGATCCCCGGTGTTTTTGCGGCGGGCGATCTAACCGACCACGTCTATCGCCAAGCAGTGACGAGCGCGGGCATGGGCTGCATGGCGGCGCTGGATGCAGAGAAATTCCTGGCCGAGATGGAAGGCGAAGAGACCGCCGACGCAGGTGCCTATGCCGCGCCCGTGGATGCGGCTGAATAA
- a CDS encoding Lrp/AsnC family transcriptional regulator translates to MPQTKLDEIDRKILAELQGDGRMTNVELAKRVGISAPPCLRRVRTLEEAGYITGYHAEVDARQLGFEVQVFAMISLASQAESDLIAFEERCHGWPLVRECHMLNGDIDFILKCVAPDLSSFQSFLTGELTSAPNVASVRTSLVIRGAKDTPGVPFDVMEDRLAQIA, encoded by the coding sequence ATGCCGCAAACTAAACTGGATGAGATCGACCGGAAGATTCTGGCCGAACTGCAAGGCGACGGTCGCATGACGAATGTGGAGCTGGCAAAGCGCGTCGGCATCTCTGCGCCGCCCTGCCTGCGTCGGGTGCGCACCTTGGAAGAAGCGGGCTACATCACCGGCTACCACGCCGAGGTGGACGCTCGCCAACTGGGGTTCGAGGTGCAGGTCTTTGCGATGATCAGCCTCGCGTCGCAGGCCGAATCTGACCTGATAGCGTTTGAAGAGCGTTGCCACGGCTGGCCGCTGGTGCGTGAATGCCACATGTTGAACGGCGACATCGACTTTATCCTCAAATGCGTCGCCCCGGACCTGTCGTCCTTCCAAAGCTTCCTGACCGGAGAGCTGACCTCTGCCCCAAACGTGGCATCCGTGCGCACGTCTTTGGTGATCCGGGGCGCGAAAGACACCCCCGGCGTGCCATTTGACGTGATGGAAGACCGCCTCGCGCAGATCGCCTAA
- a CDS encoding sulfotransferase, with translation MAPLDLTALYREGLAAQQAGQTDAALALYDRILAVQPDIPEVLFQRARCLSGRDPKQAEAGFRAALKRKPKEAAIWQGLHGVLRGGARVKLEKEAQRAKIPLGSEVDARPILQALKAGRAEQAEAAAIALNKRAPVAFWPVYLLGEARLALSKPAVAALEAATTRDPSHAPARLALARAYGAEGRPAQAEATLAGLSTPEATVARARLFRDTGRPEDAVAALEGAASKTMRGATELALSLAQTGQGDRALEAAKVAIKAGAARVPLLRSTATGLEESGDIQGAEAVLDHALTSPTDALLTHRAQLHQSAGDFSAAEAGLSAAITANPTSGEAFRAYMNGRKITADDPMLPLLETALARADLKPYDRASLHFAAAKARGDMGEHDAVFPHLDVANRLMSKAYPYNFDADLAEARRLVAEWNTLKDLPANGPADPVVFVTGLPRSGTTLIETILAAHPDVVAGGEMPFLTRALSPVLEALRHDTLSPEVLATAGTRYLAGAQRRTGGARVIADKAIATFSRIGHAARALPGAHFVLVKRDHRDTGLSLYRNMFPEGTHRYAYDLQAMGQYMRLHDAVVAFWQKALPDRVHVVEYEALTADPEPQIRALLAGVDLPWNDACLAPEASGRRIQTLSFAQARQPIGTAAVAGWRRHETALQPLIQALEQSYQVAP, from the coding sequence GTGGCGCCGCTTGATCTTACCGCCCTCTATCGTGAGGGTTTGGCCGCGCAACAGGCGGGCCAAACCGATGCGGCTTTGGCGCTTTATGACCGTATCCTTGCCGTACAACCCGACATCCCCGAGGTGCTTTTTCAACGCGCTCGTTGCCTTTCGGGTCGTGATCCCAAACAGGCCGAGGCAGGCTTTCGCGCGGCCCTGAAACGCAAACCGAAAGAGGCCGCGATTTGGCAAGGTCTGCACGGCGTCCTGCGGGGCGGGGCGCGGGTGAAGCTGGAAAAAGAAGCGCAGCGCGCCAAGATCCCACTGGGGTCCGAGGTTGACGCCCGCCCGATCCTGCAAGCCCTCAAGGCGGGCCGTGCAGAACAGGCCGAGGCCGCTGCCATCGCCCTGAACAAACGCGCGCCCGTGGCGTTCTGGCCGGTCTATCTGCTGGGGGAGGCGCGGCTTGCGCTGTCAAAACCCGCCGTCGCCGCGCTGGAGGCTGCGACAACCCGTGATCCATCCCACGCGCCCGCGCGGCTCGCTCTTGCCCGCGCTTACGGGGCGGAGGGGCGTCCAGCCCAGGCCGAAGCCACTCTGGCGGGTCTGTCCACGCCCGAGGCCACCGTCGCCCGCGCGCGCCTTTTCCGTGACACCGGACGGCCGGAAGATGCCGTCGCCGCGCTGGAAGGTGCTGCGTCCAAGACCATGCGCGGGGCGACAGAGCTGGCCTTATCCTTGGCGCAAACCGGGCAGGGCGACCGCGCGCTTGAGGCTGCCAAAGTGGCGATCAAAGCTGGTGCCGCGCGGGTGCCTTTGTTGCGCTCGACCGCGACGGGATTAGAGGAATCTGGCGACATCCAAGGGGCCGAGGCGGTGCTGGACCACGCGCTGACCTCCCCCACTGACGCGCTGCTGACCCACCGGGCGCAATTGCACCAATCCGCGGGCGATTTCTCGGCTGCCGAGGCCGGGCTATCAGCGGCCATCACCGCCAATCCCACCAGCGGAGAGGCCTTTCGCGCCTATATGAACGGGCGCAAGATCACCGCCGATGACCCGATGTTGCCGCTTCTGGAAACGGCCTTGGCGCGTGCGGACCTCAAACCCTACGACCGGGCCTCCCTGCATTTTGCTGCCGCCAAAGCGCGGGGGGATATGGGTGAACACGACGCCGTTTTCCCGCATCTCGATGTGGCCAACCGATTGATGTCAAAGGCTTATCCGTACAACTTTGACGCCGATCTGGCCGAGGCGCGGCGGCTGGTAGCCGAGTGGAACACCCTCAAGGACTTGCCCGCCAACGGCCCCGCTGATCCGGTGGTTTTCGTCACCGGTCTGCCGCGCTCTGGCACGACGTTGATCGAGACCATCCTTGCGGCCCACCCCGATGTGGTCGCGGGCGGCGAGATGCCCTTCCTCACCCGTGCGCTTTCCCCCGTGTTGGAGGCACTGCGCCATGATACGCTGTCGCCCGAGGTGCTGGCCACCGCCGGTACGCGCTACCTTGCGGGCGCACAGCGCCGGACCGGGGGGGCGCGGGTGATCGCGGACAAGGCAATCGCCACGTTCTCCCGCATTGGGCACGCCGCGCGGGCGCTTCCGGGTGCTCATTTCGTGCTGGTCAAACGCGATCATCGCGACACCGGACTGTCGCTATATCGCAATATGTTCCCCGAAGGCACTCACCGCTACGCCTATGATTTGCAGGCGATGGGCCAGTACATGCGCTTGCATGATGCCGTGGTTGCGTTCTGGCAAAAGGCGCTGCCCGACCGGGTCCATGTGGTGGAATATGAGGCGCTTACCGCTGATCCCGAGCCCCAGATCCGCGCGTTGCTTGCTGGGGTCGATCTGCCTTGGAACGATGCCTGCCTTGCCCCCGAGGCGTCGGGGCGGCGCATCCAGACCCTCAGTTTCGCGCAGGCCCGTCAACCGATTGGCACCGCCGCCGTTGCGGGCTGGCGCCGCCATGAGACGGCATTGCAGCCGTTGATCCAAGCTTTGGAGCAAAGCTATCAGGTCGCGCCTTAA
- the pgeF gene encoding peptidoglycan editing factor PgeF — translation MTLSPLTSPLLDGVTHGFFTREGGASTGVYEGLNCGTGSSDQADVVAVNRARVAEAMGVKALAGVHQVHSATAVEADLDDKPKADALVTATPGVALTILTADCQPVLFADTKAGVIGAAHAGWKGAVDGVLEATLEKMEGLGADRARVKAVIGPSISQGAYEVGQEFLERFMDEDPDYGRFFVNGVDGKYQFDLVGFGLFRLRAAGVAEAEWTGHCTYSDPARFYSYRRTTHRGEADYGRLIASIRL, via the coding sequence ATGACCCTATCGCCCCTGACCTCCCCCCTATTGGACGGCGTGACCCACGGGTTTTTCACCCGCGAAGGGGGCGCTTCGACCGGGGTGTATGAAGGGTTGAACTGCGGCACAGGATCATCCGATCAGGCGGACGTGGTCGCCGTGAACCGCGCCCGCGTGGCCGAGGCAATGGGGGTGAAGGCACTGGCGGGCGTGCATCAGGTGCATTCTGCCACAGCCGTTGAGGCCGATCTGGACGACAAACCCAAGGCCGACGCACTGGTGACCGCAACGCCGGGGGTGGCGCTGACCATCCTGACCGCCGATTGCCAGCCTGTGCTTTTTGCCGACACGAAAGCGGGCGTCATCGGCGCGGCCCACGCGGGCTGGAAGGGCGCGGTGGACGGCGTGCTGGAAGCGACGCTGGAGAAGATGGAAGGTTTGGGCGCCGACCGCGCCCGTGTGAAGGCGGTAATCGGCCCGTCGATCAGCCAAGGCGCCTATGAGGTGGGCCAAGAGTTTCTGGAACGCTTCATGGATGAAGACCCGGACTATGGGCGCTTTTTCGTGAACGGTGTGGACGGCAAGTATCAGTTCGATCTGGTGGGCTTTGGCCTGTTTCGCCTGCGTGCCGCTGGCGTGGCCGAGGCCGAGTGGACCGGCCATTGCACCTATTCCGACCCCGCCCGGTTCTATTCTTACCGCCGCACGACCCACCGGGGTGAGGCGGACTACGGACGGCTGATCGCCTCGATTCGTCTGTAG
- a CDS encoding SAM-dependent methyltransferase gives MIARITRMGPMSLADYMAECLHDPNHGYYATRDPLGESGDFTTAPEISQMFGELIGLWLAQVWMDQGGGAMRLVELGPGRGTLMADMLRATRAVPGFHAAIDLHLVEASPVLRAAQEQTLEGYEPTFHDNLGDVPEGPMLLIANEFFDALPIRQFQMNDAGDWQERQVGTADGALIWGLAPPAPLEVREGFTPGMIVETCAPAQAIAGEIGRRVAQGGAALIVDYGDWQSRGDTFQALENHAYADPLATPGEADLTAHVAFEPIAQEAGVNAAPLTTQGVFLERLGITVRAQALANKLDGPALDALIAAHRRLTHPDEMGTLFKVLALTPKGAPPPPALD, from the coding sequence ATGATCGCGCGGATCACCCGCATGGGGCCAATGTCCTTGGCCGACTACATGGCCGAGTGTCTGCACGACCCCAATCACGGCTATTACGCCACCCGCGATCCTTTGGGAGAGAGCGGAGATTTCACCACCGCGCCCGAGATCTCCCAGATGTTCGGAGAGCTGATCGGGCTGTGGCTGGCGCAGGTCTGGATGGATCAGGGCGGTGGCGCGATGCGGCTGGTGGAACTTGGGCCGGGACGCGGCACGTTGATGGCCGATATGCTAAGGGCGACACGGGCCGTGCCGGGGTTCCACGCGGCGATTGATCTGCATTTGGTAGAGGCCTCTCCGGTGCTGCGCGCGGCGCAAGAACAAACGCTGGAAGGCTACGAGCCGACGTTTCATGACAATCTGGGCGACGTGCCGGAAGGCCCGATGCTGTTGATCGCAAACGAATTCTTTGACGCGTTGCCCATTCGCCAGTTCCAGATGAACGACGCGGGCGATTGGCAGGAACGACAGGTGGGCACGGCAGATGGCGCGTTGATCTGGGGCCTCGCTCCCCCCGCCCCGCTGGAGGTCCGAGAGGGCTTTACCCCCGGCATGATCGTGGAAACTTGCGCCCCCGCCCAAGCGATAGCGGGGGAAATCGGCCGCCGCGTGGCCCAGGGCGGCGCGGCGCTGATCGTGGATTACGGCGATTGGCAAAGCCGGGGCGACACCTTTCAAGCGCTGGAAAACCACGCCTATGCCGACCCGCTGGCCACCCCCGGAGAGGCGGACCTGACCGCTCATGTGGCGTTTGAACCCATCGCGCAAGAGGCCGGGGTCAATGCCGCGCCGCTGACCACACAGGGGGTATTTCTGGAACGTCTGGGCATCACGGTGCGGGCTCAGGCCCTGGCCAACAAGCTGGACGGACCCGCGCTTGACGCCCTGATCGCCGCGCACCGACGCTTGACGCACCCCGACGAAATGGGGACGCTGTTCAAGGTGCTGGCGCTGACCCCCAAGGGCGCGCCCCCGCCCCCTGCCCTCGACTAA
- the lgt gene encoding prolipoprotein diacylglyceryl transferase → MHAIPFPPLSPELFEISLGSFTFALRWYALAYLAGLGLGWWVIMRACKRPELWPHNTPPMLPEKVEGLLTAVVIGVILGGRLGYVAFYQPGFYLENPGLILQVWQGGMSFHGGLLGVTIAAAIFCRINKAPPLQVADAMAMVVGFGLLFGRLANFVNAELWGRASDAPWAVIFPGAAAQDCAGPEGLVNYLGATVCARHPSQLYEAALEGALLLAVVLTLAFKAGWLKRPGAITGMFLLIYGASRYLVEFFRQPDAQFVGPDNPIGYALALSPEVGLTMGQILTIPMVLVGFWLILRAKRVA, encoded by the coding sequence ATGCACGCCATTCCTTTCCCGCCGCTCTCGCCCGAGTTGTTCGAGATATCGCTCGGCAGCTTCACCTTCGCGCTACGGTGGTACGCTTTGGCCTATCTGGCGGGGTTGGGGCTTGGCTGGTGGGTCATCATGCGCGCGTGCAAGCGGCCCGAGTTATGGCCCCACAACACGCCTCCGATGCTGCCCGAGAAGGTAGAGGGTCTGCTGACGGCGGTCGTCATCGGCGTGATCCTGGGCGGGCGGCTTGGCTACGTCGCCTTCTATCAACCGGGCTTCTACCTGGAAAATCCCGGCCTGATCCTACAGGTCTGGCAGGGCGGCATGTCGTTTCACGGCGGGCTTTTGGGGGTGACGATCGCGGCGGCAATCTTCTGCCGGATCAACAAAGCACCGCCGTTGCAGGTGGCCGATGCCATGGCGATGGTGGTGGGCTTTGGCCTTCTGTTCGGGCGATTGGCGAATTTCGTGAACGCAGAGCTGTGGGGCCGCGCCTCGGACGCGCCATGGGCGGTGATCTTTCCGGGTGCGGCGGCACAGGATTGCGCGGGGCCAGAAGGTTTGGTGAATTATCTGGGGGCGACGGTCTGCGCGCGCCATCCCTCGCAGCTTTATGAGGCGGCACTGGAGGGCGCGTTGCTGCTGGCGGTCGTGCTGACGCTGGCCTTCAAGGCCGGGTGGCTGAAACGCCCCGGCGCGATCACGGGCATGTTCCTGCTGATCTACGGCGCGTCGCGCTATCTGGTGGAGTTCTTCCGCCAGCCCGACGCGCAATTCGTGGGCCCCGACAACCCAATCGGCTACGCGCTGGCCCTATCGCCCGAGGTGGGTCTGACCATGGGGCAGATCCTGACGATCCCCATGGTGCTGGTGGGCTTTTGGTTAATCCTGAGGGCAAAACGTGTCGCTTAA
- a CDS encoding accessory factor UbiK family protein, with product MQTRNKVMDDLSQLMTNAMGVAQGAKDEAETAMNGMMDRWLANRNLVTREEFDAVRAMAQKAREENEVLKARLDALEGK from the coding sequence ATGCAAACCCGCAATAAAGTAATGGACGACCTCAGCCAATTGATGACCAACGCCATGGGCGTGGCCCAAGGTGCCAAGGACGAGGCCGAGACGGCGATGAACGGCATGATGGATCGCTGGTTGGCGAACCGGAACCTTGTGACCCGCGAAGAATTCGACGCCGTCCGCGCGATGGCCCAAAAAGCCCGCGAAGAGAATGAGGTGCTCAAAGCCCGTCTGGACGCGCTGGAAGGCAAGTAA
- a CDS encoding DUF2726 domain-containing protein: MDLSDIIPFAIELPLGVYAAVGIAIVCLLLGGTSRRRRPRSNSRQVLRAIRRAPVRAVPVLNQAERAVHRALADIVRQSGSHTLLAQVSMGEFLRLDRKGMPQSKWQTVFNAFNPKRVDFLIVDANWMACCVIEYQGSGHYQGDARARDAVKRAVCEQADIAFMEVAKSGLTAGQRRDLHDLLGTISRVAAE; encoded by the coding sequence ATGGACCTCTCGGATATTATTCCCTTCGCTATCGAATTGCCCCTTGGCGTTTATGCCGCCGTGGGTATTGCCATTGTTTGCCTCCTTTTGGGGGGCACGTCGCGGCGTCGGCGACCGCGCTCCAATTCAAGGCAAGTTCTCCGCGCGATCCGTCGCGCCCCGGTGCGCGCGGTGCCAGTGCTCAACCAAGCCGAGCGTGCAGTGCATCGGGCCTTGGCTGATATTGTCCGGCAAAGCGGTTCACATACCCTTTTGGCCCAAGTCTCGATGGGAGAGTTTCTGCGCCTTGATCGAAAGGGGATGCCGCAGTCCAAATGGCAAACCGTTTTCAACGCCTTCAACCCCAAGCGCGTCGATTTCTTGATCGTTGATGCGAATTGGATGGCGTGTTGCGTCATTGAATACCAAGGCTCAGGCCACTATCAGGGCGACGCTCGGGCGCGAGATGCCGTAAAGCGGGCGGTATGTGAACAGGCCGACATCGCGTTTATGGAGGTCGCGAAATCCGGCCTCACAGCGGGTCAGCGGCGCGATTTGCATGACCTGTTGGGGACGATATCGCGGGTTGCGGCGGAGTAG
- a CDS encoding YbjN domain-containing protein, with product MSHAEQYVDFDELHPIDIVETLAAHHAWDFDRIADDQIAMSIEGQWRSYSITLAWSSYDETLRMICTFDMEPPEGTMPKLYEAMNLVNDRCWAGAFTYWASQKLMVYRYGLVLAGEQLASADQIACMVEAAVVASERYYPAFQLALWSDNTPEQAMEVAIAETYGRA from the coding sequence ATGTCGCACGCTGAACAATACGTCGATTTCGATGAGTTGCACCCCATTGATATTGTGGAAACTTTGGCCGCCCATCACGCATGGGACTTCGACCGCATCGCGGACGATCAGATCGCGATGTCGATCGAAGGGCAGTGGCGCAGTTACTCGATCACCTTGGCGTGGTCCTCTTACGACGAAACGCTGCGGATGATCTGCACCTTCGATATGGAGCCGCCCGAAGGCACCATGCCGAAACTCTACGAGGCGATGAACCTTGTGAACGATCGCTGTTGGGCGGGCGCGTTTACCTATTGGGCCTCGCAAAAACTAATGGTTTACCGCTACGGCCTTGTGTTGGCGGGCGAGCAATTGGCCTCGGCCGATCAGATCGCTTGCATGGTGGAGGCCGCCGTTGTGGCCTCGGAGCGCTATTACCCCGCGTTCCAATTGGCGCTGTGGTCCGACAACACGCCCGAGCAGGCGATGGAAGTCGCAATCGCCGAAACCTACGGCCGCGCCTAG
- the proC gene encoding pyrroline-5-carboxylate reductase yields the protein MDITQINSRGLVMLGCGKMGSAMLQGWLAEGLSAEAVHIIDPNPSEWLQGTGVSINGDLPESPAVLMIAVKPQMMQEALPQVARFGGGETLILSVAAGTTIQVYEQAFGAGTRVVRSMPNTPAAVGKGITAIVGNSETTPDDLDMAEAMLLAIGQVVRLTSESQIDAVTGISGSGPAYIFYMIDTLAAAARAEGLPAELAMQLAKATVAGAGALAEQAAETPEQLRINVTSPNGTTQAGLEVLMGEGGLAPLIRKTVAAATHRSRELRK from the coding sequence ATGGATATCACACAGATTAACAGCCGTGGGCTGGTGATGCTTGGCTGTGGCAAAATGGGCTCTGCGATGTTGCAGGGTTGGCTGGCGGAGGGTCTGTCGGCCGAGGCTGTCCACATCATCGATCCTAATCCGTCCGAGTGGCTGCAAGGCACGGGCGTCTCGATCAACGGGGATTTGCCAGAAAGCCCCGCGGTTTTGATGATCGCGGTGAAGCCTCAGATGATGCAGGAAGCCTTGCCGCAAGTGGCGCGGTTTGGCGGCGGCGAGACGCTGATTTTGTCGGTGGCGGCGGGCACGACCATTCAGGTTTATGAGCAAGCCTTCGGGGCGGGCACGCGGGTCGTCCGCTCCATGCCGAACACGCCCGCTGCGGTGGGCAAGGGCATCACGGCAATTGTGGGTAATTCTGAAACGACGCCGGACGACCTGGATATGGCCGAAGCCATGCTGCTGGCCATCGGGCAGGTGGTGCGTTTGACGAGCGAGAGCCAGATTGATGCGGTCACGGGGATTTCGGGCTCTGGGCCTGCATATATCTTCTACATGATTGATACGCTCGCCGCTGCCGCCCGCGCCGAAGGTCTGCCGGCGGAACTGGCGATGCAATTGGCGAAAGCCACCGTTGCAGGCGCTGGGGCCTTGGCAGAGCAAGCCGCTGAAACACCCGAACAATTACGGATCAATGTGACATCTCCCAATGGCACGACCCAGGCCGGGCTCGAGGTGTTGATGGGCGAAGGCGGCTTGGCCCCTTTGATACGCAAAACCGTAGCCGCCGCGACCCATCGGTCGCGCGAATTGCGCAAGTGA